A single genomic interval of Trachemys scripta elegans isolate TJP31775 chromosome 3, CAS_Tse_1.0, whole genome shotgun sequence harbors:
- the LOC117875649 gene encoding nuclear receptor subfamily 0 group B member 2-like, which translates to MASQASPEKSRKCRCETSHPQSILYQILNKEEQDETRWHPQYYHPCYSISSAGCPCEGNRKVVLRTPEVTCMRASEVLLKTITFIRNLPSFYHLPQEDQALLVQQCWAPLFVLGLAQEWVNFELKEISVPSLLKKILLNQSLTDSDKVENSSLGASLADVQKMKNFLEKFWNADICAKEYAYLKGIILFNPELPGLRFRHYVQTLQQEAQRTLMEFSSMMYNRNLGRFAWILGLLASLKAVNAETIADLFFRPILGEVNLNELLLETLYFKQDLL; encoded by the exons ATGGCTAGTCAGGCCTCACCTGAGAAGTCTAGAAAATGCCGGTGTGAGACAAGTCATCCACAGAGCATCCTTTACCAGATCCTTAACAAAGAAGAGCAGGATGAGACCAGATGGCATCCCCAGTACTACCATCCTTGCTACTCGATATCAAGTGCTGGCTGTCCCTGCGAGGGCAACAGGAAAGTTGTCCTCAGAACTCCAGAAGTGACCTGCATGAGAGCTTCTGAAGTGCTCTTAAAGACTATAACTTTTATAAGAAACTTGCCTTCTTTTTATCATTTGCCCCAGGAGGATCAGGCACTTCTAGTACAACAGTGCTGGGCCCCTCTCTTCGTCTTGGGCCTGGCACAGGAGTGGGTGAATTTTGAACTGAAAGAGATTTCAGTCCCTAGTTTGTTGAAAAAAATCCTTCTCAATCAGTCTCTGACAGATAGTGACAAAGTGGAGAACTCCTCCCTGGGAGCATCATTAGCAGACGTTCAGAAGATGAAGAATTTCCTGGAGAAGTTCTGGAATGCGGACATATGTGCAAAAGAATATGCCTATCTGAAAGGAATTATTCTCTTTAACCCTG AACTGCCTGGCCTAAGATTTCGTCACTATGTGCAAACCCTACAGCAGGAAGCCCAGCGCACTCTGATGGAATTTAGCTCAATGATGTACAACAGAAACCTCGGCAGATTTGCTTGGATTCTTGGGCTGCTCGCCAGCCTCAAAGCCGTTAATGCCGAGACTATTGCAGATCTCTTCTTCAGACCTATTTTAGGAGAGGTCAACCTAAATGAATTACTTCTAGAAACCCTGTATTTCAAGCAAGacctactttaa